Proteins encoded in a region of the Marinobacter arenosus genome:
- the cobD gene encoding threonine-phosphate decarboxylase CobD, protein MNGPTRLHHGGRLIEAARRWNRPPEQWLDLSTGINPLGWPVPVIPPSVWQRLPDDDDGLEDVVRDWCGAPTTSVCVPVPGSQAAIQTLPRLRRRCRVGVPEPGYAEHAHGWVSAGHEVRAITDTDLAAGDDWLEGLDVVVWINPNNPTGLRLERDRMLGWLARLQSRGGWLVVDEAFLTARDSASLAPVSGQPGLVVLKSLGKFFGLAGVRAGAVLTDGVIGEALSALLGPWSLSGPARFVMARALRDTRWQNDAETFLQGASQRLGGLLAEVGLPGTQGTLLFRYLRHSNADRLQVALAEQGVLVRHFDRPGALRLGLPGTESDWQKLARSLRGVSFVIDH, encoded by the coding sequence GTGAACGGTCCGACCCGATTACACCATGGCGGCCGGCTGATCGAGGCAGCCCGGCGCTGGAACCGTCCACCGGAGCAGTGGCTGGACCTGTCCACCGGGATCAATCCGCTGGGCTGGCCGGTGCCGGTCATTCCCCCGTCAGTCTGGCAGCGTCTGCCCGACGATGATGACGGCCTGGAGGACGTGGTGCGGGACTGGTGCGGCGCTCCGACAACGTCGGTCTGCGTTCCGGTACCCGGCAGCCAGGCGGCGATACAGACACTGCCCCGCCTGCGCCGCCGTTGTCGCGTTGGCGTACCCGAGCCCGGTTACGCCGAACACGCCCACGGCTGGGTCAGTGCCGGCCACGAGGTTCGGGCGATCACCGACACCGATCTGGCGGCCGGCGATGACTGGCTGGAGGGGCTTGATGTGGTGGTGTGGATCAACCCCAATAACCCGACCGGGCTTCGGCTCGAACGCGACCGGATGCTGGGCTGGCTGGCGCGCCTGCAGTCGCGCGGAGGCTGGTTGGTCGTTGACGAGGCCTTCCTGACCGCCCGGGATAGCGCCAGCCTTGCGCCTGTGTCGGGCCAACCCGGGCTGGTGGTGCTCAAGTCCCTTGGAAAGTTTTTCGGGCTGGCGGGGGTTCGAGCCGGTGCGGTCCTGACCGACGGGGTTATCGGTGAAGCCCTCAGTGCCTTGCTCGGTCCCTGGTCGCTCAGCGGTCCCGCCCGCTTCGTGATGGCGCGGGCGCTGCGGGATACCCGTTGGCAGAACGACGCCGAAACGTTCCTGCAGGGGGCGTCGCAGCGCCTGGGCGGACTGCTCGCCGAGGTCGGCTTGCCCGGCACCCAGGGCACGCTGCTGTTCCGCTACCTCCGGCATTCGAACGCGGACCGCCTGCAGGTAGCACTGGCGGAGCAGGGCGTGCTGGTACGCCACTTTGACCGGCCGGGTGCGCTGAGGCTGGGGCTGCCGGGCACCGAATCGGATTGGCAAAAACTTGCCCGAAGTCTCCGGGGGGTGTCTTTTGTCATTGACCACTGA